The Fusobacterium necrophorum subsp. necrophorum genome has a window encoding:
- a CDS encoding sigma factor codes for MKQREFEELLLRRRFSDEEFAQYLQENPLQEVEFEVEDAEVAIEKKEFTLLESSVLEYIEELCSYDPDRLVEEREAHIALEMKKVLYYALFYLKEGISYMDLVQEGIIGLMKGVDRDSEALDFWIIRELFFFVYAQIQDVKFGFKNFLKGKREEVEHQHEHEHHHEEGHECSCGHNPNEEHECCGKHHQEEEEEILDKNQMLKKLLKSNAAIDTMEQIIEERLDFHRIKNRLYAMEIEVLNYYFGLLVEKRHSIFEIEEKFQWKKNFTQNIFENAIYKLSTLKGKLEL; via the coding sequence TTGAAACAAAGAGAATTTGAAGAACTTTTGCTCCGTAGAAGATTTTCGGATGAAGAATTTGCTCAATATCTTCAGGAAAATCCTTTGCAGGAAGTGGAATTTGAAGTGGAAGATGCCGAAGTTGCGATTGAAAAAAAAGAGTTTACTCTTTTGGAAAGTTCCGTTTTAGAGTACATAGAAGAATTATGTTCTTATGACCCGGATCGTTTGGTAGAAGAAAGAGAGGCTCATATTGCCTTAGAAATGAAGAAAGTTCTCTACTATGCCTTGTTTTATTTGAAAGAAGGAATTTCGTATATGGATTTGGTGCAAGAGGGAATTATCGGTTTGATGAAAGGAGTGGATAGAGATTCAGAAGCATTGGATTTTTGGATTATTCGAGAACTGTTTTTCTTTGTTTATGCACAAATTCAAGATGTAAAATTTGGCTTTAAAAATTTTTTAAAGGGAAAAAGAGAAGAGGTGGAACATCAGCACGAGCATGAACATCATCATGAAGAAGGACATGAATGCAGCTGTGGGCATAATCCAAATGAGGAACATGAATGTTGTGGGAAGCATCATCAGGAGGAAGAGGAAGAAATTTTAGACAAAAATCAAATGTTGAAAAAATTATTGAAATCGAATGCAGCAATTGATACAATGGAGCAAATTATAGAAGAAAGGTTGGATTTTCATCGTATAAAAAATAGATTATATGCTATGGAAATTGAGGTATTGAATTATTATTTTGGATTATTGGTTGAAAAGAGGCATTCTATTTTTGAGATTGAAGAAAAATTTCAATGGAAAAAAAATTTTACTCAGAATATTTTTGAGAATGCCATATATAAATTGTCGACCTTAAAAGGAAAGTTGGAATTATGA
- the rpoD gene encoding RNA polymerase sigma factor RpoD produces MREFIKNEKVLSLIRKAMKEKVITYEEINNELKEDFPLEQIDKLISGMIEQGIEIKKKASLEKEKKEKTKKKTVKVASKETSKTTTSKKCKKDEEMEEFPKLREEEEDFQDTDLSFEELPEDENLEDLLDKEEDFDASDLEELPEEELSNEELAELSNGMKVDEPIKMYLREIGQIPLLTHKEELELAKKALEGDDFANKRLIEANLRLVVSIAKKHTNRGLKLLDLIQEGNIGLMKAVEKFEYTKGYKFSTYATWWIRQAITRAIADQGRTIRIPVHMIETINKIKKEARIYLQETGKDATPEILAERLGMEVEKVKSIQEMNQDPISLETPVGSEEDSELGDFVEDQKMLTPYELTNRSLLREQLDSVLGSLSSREEKVLRYRYGLDDGSPKTLEEVGKIFKVTRERIRQIEVKALRKLRHPSRRKKLEDFKVE; encoded by the coding sequence ATGAGGGAGTTTATAAAAAATGAAAAGGTTCTTTCCCTAATTCGAAAAGCAATGAAAGAGAAAGTAATCACATATGAAGAAATTAACAATGAACTCAAAGAAGATTTTCCTTTGGAACAAATTGATAAATTGATCAGCGGTATGATAGAACAAGGAATTGAAATCAAGAAAAAAGCTTCCTTAGAAAAAGAGAAAAAAGAAAAAACAAAGAAAAAAACTGTGAAAGTAGCTTCTAAAGAAACTTCCAAAACAACAACTTCAAAGAAATGTAAGAAAGATGAGGAAATGGAAGAATTTCCTAAATTGAGAGAAGAGGAAGAGGATTTTCAAGATACGGATTTGTCCTTTGAAGAACTTCCGGAAGATGAAAATTTGGAAGATTTACTGGATAAAGAAGAAGATTTTGATGCGAGCGATTTGGAAGAACTTCCAGAAGAAGAGTTAAGTAATGAAGAGTTGGCAGAATTATCCAATGGAATGAAAGTAGATGAGCCTATCAAGATGTATTTACGAGAAATTGGACAAATTCCTTTATTAACTCACAAGGAGGAATTAGAGTTGGCTAAAAAAGCCCTGGAGGGGGATGATTTTGCCAATAAGCGTTTGATTGAGGCAAATTTGAGGCTCGTAGTCAGTATCGCAAAAAAACATACCAATCGAGGATTAAAATTATTAGATTTAATTCAAGAAGGAAACATTGGATTGATGAAAGCAGTGGAAAAATTTGAATATACCAAAGGATATAAATTTTCTACCTATGCGACTTGGTGGATTCGTCAAGCTATCACAAGAGCCATTGCCGATCAAGGAAGAACCATTCGTATTCCGGTTCATATGATAGAAACCATCAATAAAATAAAAAAAGAGGCCAGAATTTATCTGCAAGAAACAGGGAAAGATGCAACTCCTGAAATTTTAGCAGAAAGATTGGGAATGGAAGTAGAAAAAGTAAAATCGATTCAAGAGATGAACCAAGATCCTATTTCTTTGGAAACTCCTGTGGGAAGTGAAGAAGATAGTGAGTTGGGAGATTTTGTGGAAGATCAGAAAATGTTGACACCCTATGAGTTGACAAACCGTTCTTTATTGCGAGAACAATTGGATAGTGTGTTAGGAAGTTTGAGTAGTCGAGAGGAAAAAGTTCTTCGATACCGTTATGGACTGGATGATGGTTCTCCAAAAACGTTAGAGGAAGTCGGAAAGATTTTTAAAGTAACAAGAGAGAGGATTCGTCAAATTGAGGTAAAAGCCCTACGAAAATTAAGACATCCAAGTAGAAGAAAAAAATTAGAAGATTTTAAAGTGGAATAA
- the dnaG gene encoding DNA primase, whose protein sequence is MFRQEDIDRLLEQLNIVDVVGEFVELKKSGANYKGLCPFHADNNPSFSVNPQKNICKCFVCGAGGNPISFYSKYKKISFQDSVRELAKKYHIPLREIKQSKEENEKFERYYSIMEEAHQYYTNLIFENVGREALEYLVKRKVGPKFIRENNLGYASSSWDQLFNHLIERGYEAEELELLGLVKKRENGQYYDVFRNRVMFPIYSIQGRVIAFGGRTLEQSKEIPKYINSPDTPIFKKGKGLYGLERVSSIKQKDYAMMMEGYMDVLSTVSYGFDTSIAPLGTALTREQVRLLKRYTDNVILSFDSDNAGQMAAERAIFLLKEESFNIRVLQLHGAKDPDEFLKKFGREAFLKEVQECLEAFDFLYAYYKKEYSLDDVIAKQKFIERFQEFFQSLSKELEQELYLQKFSDLLGMDIQVLRPLLFPKGKKTRFHSRKEVLPEETISRHEQEVYSVLEKLSIQISILDLQQHREMKDAKYYHFLKEMPFQFDFTRKIFQDLSQYEKDKEEKSRNTMIESIREMFQKENYNTEEKEYLFALLSECLEEEKIEEQKIIVCRDWARETFKNTVTTNPFKQLQLKQLEQKILKNKKDIGQFLEMYQQYLKLREEK, encoded by the coding sequence ATGTTTCGACAAGAAGATATTGATCGATTACTGGAACAATTGAATATTGTCGATGTGGTTGGAGAATTTGTAGAGTTGAAAAAATCCGGAGCGAACTACAAAGGGCTTTGTCCTTTTCATGCGGATAACAATCCTTCTTTTTCAGTCAATCCACAAAAGAATATTTGTAAATGCTTTGTATGTGGAGCCGGAGGAAATCCGATTAGCTTTTATTCTAAGTATAAAAAAATTTCCTTTCAAGATTCTGTGAGAGAGCTTGCCAAAAAATACCATATACCTTTGCGGGAAATCAAGCAAAGCAAAGAAGAAAATGAAAAATTTGAAAGATATTATAGCATCATGGAAGAAGCTCATCAATATTATACAAATTTAATTTTTGAAAATGTGGGAAGAGAAGCTTTGGAATATCTTGTGAAAAGAAAAGTGGGACCTAAATTCATTCGAGAAAATAACTTAGGCTATGCTTCTTCTTCTTGGGATCAGTTATTCAATCACTTGATAGAACGCGGGTATGAAGCAGAAGAATTGGAATTATTAGGACTGGTAAAAAAACGAGAAAACGGACAGTATTATGATGTGTTTCGAAATCGGGTTATGTTTCCTATTTATTCCATTCAAGGGAGAGTGATTGCTTTCGGAGGAAGAACTTTGGAGCAGTCTAAGGAAATTCCCAAATATATCAATTCGCCAGATACTCCCATTTTTAAAAAGGGAAAGGGATTATATGGTTTAGAAAGAGTCTCGAGCATTAAGCAGAAAGATTATGCTATGATGATGGAAGGATATATGGATGTTTTATCCACTGTTTCCTACGGATTTGATACTTCCATAGCTCCTTTAGGAACCGCTCTTACCAGAGAACAGGTACGACTTTTAAAAAGATATACAGATAATGTGATTTTATCGTTTGACTCTGATAATGCTGGTCAAATGGCAGCAGAAAGAGCAATTTTTTTATTGAAAGAGGAAAGTTTTAATATTCGTGTATTGCAGCTTCATGGAGCAAAGGATCCGGATGAATTTTTAAAAAAATTTGGAAGAGAGGCTTTTTTAAAGGAAGTTCAAGAATGTTTGGAAGCATTTGATTTTTTGTATGCTTACTATAAAAAAGAATATTCTTTGGACGATGTTATAGCAAAGCAGAAATTTATTGAGAGATTTCAAGAGTTTTTTCAATCTTTGTCAAAGGAATTGGAGCAGGAGCTATATCTCCAAAAATTTTCTGACTTATTGGGAATGGATATTCAAGTATTACGTCCTTTATTATTTCCTAAAGGAAAAAAAACAAGGTTTCATTCCAGGAAAGAAGTGTTGCCGGAAGAAACCATTTCTCGACATGAGCAGGAAGTGTATTCCGTGTTGGAAAAATTGAGTATTCAAATTTCTATTTTAGATTTACAACAACATAGAGAAATGAAGGATGCAAAGTATTATCACTTTTTGAAAGAAATGCCTTTTCAATTTGATTTTACTCGGAAAATTTTTCAAGATTTATCACAATATGAAAAGGATAAAGAGGAGAAATCTCGTAATACTATGATAGAGAGTATTCGAGAAATGTTTCAAAAAGAGAATTACAATACAGAAGAAAAGGAATATCTCTTTGCATTGCTAAGTGAATGTTTAGAAGAAGAGAAAATAGAAGAACAAAAAATAATTGTTTGTAGAGATTGGGCGAGAGAAACATTTAAAAATACAGTGACAACAAATCCTTTCAAACAATTACAGTTAAAGCAATTAGAACAAAAAATATTGAAAAATAAAAAAGATATAGGACAATTTTTAGAAATGTACCAGCAGTATTTAAAACTCAGAGAGGAAAAATAG
- a CDS encoding SurA N-terminal domain-containing protein, whose protein sequence is MAIRKFRKMMKPVIFIVAIAMIGSGAWLTFTNLLQHRSAGETQYAYQLNGEKISKIKIAREENALLDQLNKMGQGKTSKDLISLIAFQKVINDELTLQLAEDMKIKVPSSEVKEEYEKIEESIGNKEQFKRMLSVQGYSKKSFQAMLQENLLLQKVIEKFQEEGKKVGKDGNLLYQEALAKKRNEMKLEKLAPEYEKLQMKVVEEQDGFKITNVDMADRVTQLMLMTGEEEAKVTEEVKKQFEEGIAFAKKAQERGVVVSKDLPINVQLAEYGKAFFEKLKSEVQVDELELSKFFQANHNRYNQHASIDVNMAVLKIIASKEDIAAIEKKAEETLQGLTKENFAKMGEELQKKSPDTVIYEELGWFEKGAMVKEFEEAAFSSKTAQIYPKVISTQFGKHLLYIQEVQENKVKAAHILFREVASQDSIAKSLQEANTIKEKLDKKEVTFETLKNINKNLLFTHMFTDVDKSGMIPGFVNDAKLVETMYEAEMNKVQIYADDYVTKAGIIYLFLKTKEVKDKVVSLEEVQDKVRDEYKAWKAQQELQKLMN, encoded by the coding sequence ATGGCAATTAGAAAATTTCGGAAAATGATGAAACCAGTTATTTTTATCGTTGCAATTGCGATGATTGGTTCAGGAGCATGGTTGACTTTTACAAACTTATTACAACATCGTTCTGCAGGAGAGACGCAGTACGCCTATCAATTAAACGGAGAAAAAATTTCTAAGATAAAAATTGCAAGAGAAGAAAATGCTTTACTGGATCAATTGAATAAAATGGGTCAAGGAAAAACAAGTAAAGATTTAATCAGTTTGATTGCCTTTCAAAAAGTCATCAATGATGAGTTAACTCTACAATTAGCGGAAGATATGAAGATTAAAGTTCCGAGTTCTGAAGTGAAAGAAGAATATGAAAAGATTGAAGAATCCATTGGAAATAAAGAGCAATTTAAGAGAATGCTAAGTGTGCAAGGTTATAGTAAAAAATCGTTTCAAGCAATGTTGCAAGAAAATCTACTTCTTCAAAAAGTAATAGAAAAATTTCAGGAAGAAGGAAAGAAAGTGGGAAAAGATGGAAACTTATTATACCAAGAAGCTCTAGCAAAAAAACGAAATGAGATGAAATTGGAGAAACTGGCTCCGGAATATGAAAAACTACAAATGAAAGTAGTAGAAGAACAAGACGGATTTAAGATTACGAATGTTGATATGGCTGACAGGGTAACTCAATTGATGTTGATGACAGGAGAAGAGGAAGCTAAGGTAACCGAGGAAGTAAAAAAACAATTTGAAGAGGGAATTGCCTTTGCAAAAAAAGCTCAAGAAAGAGGAGTTGTGGTTTCTAAAGATCTACCAATCAATGTGCAATTAGCTGAATACGGAAAGGCTTTTTTTGAGAAGTTGAAGTCGGAAGTCCAAGTTGATGAGCTAGAATTATCCAAGTTTTTCCAGGCAAATCATAATAGATATAATCAGCATGCAAGTATCGATGTGAATATGGCCGTTTTAAAAATTATAGCTAGCAAAGAAGATATTGCTGCGATTGAAAAAAAAGCGGAAGAAACCTTACAAGGATTGACAAAAGAAAATTTTGCAAAAATGGGAGAGGAATTACAAAAGAAATCTCCGGATACTGTTATCTACGAAGAACTAGGATGGTTTGAAAAGGGAGCTATGGTAAAAGAATTTGAAGAAGCAGCATTTTCTTCCAAAACAGCTCAAATTTATCCAAAAGTGATTTCGACACAATTTGGAAAACATTTGTTATACATTCAAGAAGTGCAAGAAAATAAAGTAAAAGCAGCACATATTTTATTTCGAGAGGTTGCAAGCCAAGATAGCATTGCGAAGAGTCTACAAGAAGCGAACACAATCAAAGAAAAATTGGATAAAAAAGAAGTAACCTTTGAGACTTTGAAAAATATCAATAAGAATTTATTATTTACTCATATGTTCACGGATGTCGATAAATCAGGAATGATTCCAGGCTTTGTAAATGATGCAAAGTTAGTCGAGACAATGTATGAAGCAGAAATGAATAAGGTGCAAATCTATGCGGATGATTATGTCACAAAAGCGGGAATCATCTATTTATTTTTAAAAACAAAGGAAGTAAAGGATAAGGTTGTAAGTTTAGAAGAAGTACAAGATAAAGTTCGAGACGAATATAAAGCATGGAAAGCACAACAAGAATTACAAAAACTGATGAACTAA
- a CDS encoding sigma-54 dependent transcriptional regulator codes for MKNAILAISEKKETLKQIRKELSEKYEVITFNNLLDAIDMLRESDFDLVLLDEYLTWFSLFDAKKKLSSIGKDFATIALFDDITPEKQREIKQAGIYSYLPKPVLASDIDKVILPVLHNLELLKENKKINGKLAELEHETEIIGQSSKIKEVKNLIDRVADSDLPVLISGEKGVGKLVIAREIYKKSDRKKQDYIQVSCATIPEENLERELFGYERGTFIGANTSKKGLLEEIDGGTIYIEDIALMDLKIQSKLLKVIEYGELRRVGGTKVRRVNVRFIIGSDIDLKEETEQGRFRKDLYHRLTAFPIVVPPLRERKEDVPLLVSYYLNRIVKELHRDTPVISGEAMKYLMEYSYPRNIRELKNMVERMALVSNEKILDVEDLPLEIKMKSATLENKTVIGVGPLKDILEQEIYSLDGVEKVVIASALQKTRWNKQETSKLLGIGRTTLYEKIRKYGLDIK; via the coding sequence ATGAAAAATGCGATTTTGGCAATCTCTGAAAAGAAAGAAACCCTAAAGCAAATCCGAAAAGAATTATCGGAAAAGTATGAAGTGATAACGTTTAATAATTTACTAGACGCGATAGATATGTTACGGGAAAGTGATTTTGATCTTGTGTTATTAGATGAATATTTGACATGGTTTAGTCTGTTTGATGCGAAAAAGAAATTGAGCAGCATTGGAAAAGATTTTGCGACCATTGCTCTGTTTGATGATATTACGCCGGAAAAGCAAAGAGAAATCAAGCAGGCAGGAATCTATTCTTATTTACCAAAACCAGTTTTGGCATCCGACATTGACAAAGTGATTTTACCGGTATTGCATAATTTGGAATTGTTAAAAGAAAATAAGAAAATAAATGGAAAATTAGCAGAATTAGAACATGAAACGGAAATTATCGGACAATCTTCGAAAATTAAAGAAGTGAAAAATTTAATTGATAGAGTGGCAGATAGCGACTTGCCTGTTTTAATCAGTGGAGAAAAAGGAGTTGGAAAGTTAGTCATTGCTCGAGAAATTTACAAAAAGAGTGACAGAAAAAAACAAGACTATATTCAAGTAAGCTGTGCAACGATTCCGGAAGAAAATTTGGAAAGAGAATTGTTCGGATATGAAAGAGGAACATTCATCGGAGCCAATACAAGTAAAAAAGGCTTATTGGAAGAAATTGATGGAGGAACTATTTATATTGAGGATATTGCTCTCATGGATTTAAAAATTCAATCGAAACTGTTAAAAGTGATTGAATATGGAGAATTACGAAGAGTCGGAGGAACGAAGGTTCGAAGAGTCAATGTAAGATTTATCATCGGAAGTGACATCGATTTAAAAGAAGAAACAGAACAAGGAAGATTCAGAAAAGACTTATATCACAGATTGACAGCTTTTCCAATTGTTGTTCCACCTTTACGAGAGCGAAAAGAAGATGTGCCATTGTTGGTAAGTTATTATTTAAATCGAATTGTAAAAGAGTTACACCGAGACACTCCTGTTATTTCTGGGGAAGCAATGAAGTATTTAATGGAATATTCCTATCCGAGAAATATTCGAGAGTTGAAAAATATGGTAGAAAGAATGGCTTTGGTATCGAATGAAAAGATATTGGATGTTGAAGACTTACCATTGGAAATTAAAATGAAATCGGCTACTTTGGAAAATAAAACAGTGATTGGAGTAGGACCGCTAAAGGATATTTTGGAACAAGAAATTTATAGTTTAGATGGAGTAGAAAAAGTTGTGATTGCTTCTGCGCTTCAAAAAACAAGATGGAATAAACAAGAGACTTCTAAGTTGTTAGGAATTGGAAGAACTACTTTATACGAAAAGATTAGAAAATATGGATTGGACATCAAATAG
- the rseP gene encoding RIP metalloprotease RseP: MTLLISIIVLGIIILVHELGHFTTAKFFHMPVSEFSIGMGPQIYSYETEMTTYSFRAIPLGGYVTIEGMELDSKVEGGFATKPSYQRFIVLIAGVCMNFLFALVLLTALHFHVGNVEYTEEAIVGAVIAESPAAQYLKEEDRILKIEGKVISKWTDIGKSIQNKDKVEILIERDDEEKSFQIPLMQKENRSFLGVSPKVTHTPYSLVQSFWKANSSFVAIITDMGQGLWKMVRGEMSVKEISGPIGILQVVGEASKQGLLSILWLSVFLSINVGLLNLLPFPALDGGRILFVFLEMLHIPFRKKWEEKIHKVGLFLFLALIFFISIQDILHLF, from the coding sequence ATGACCTTATTGATTTCTATTATTGTATTGGGAATTATTATTTTGGTTCATGAATTGGGACATTTTACGACTGCAAAGTTTTTTCATATGCCGGTGTCCGAATTTTCTATTGGGATGGGTCCTCAAATATATAGCTATGAGACCGAGATGACAACCTATTCTTTTCGAGCCATTCCTCTGGGAGGCTATGTCACTATTGAAGGAATGGAATTGGATTCTAAAGTGGAAGGAGGTTTTGCAACAAAGCCTTCTTATCAGAGATTTATTGTTTTGATTGCAGGAGTTTGCATGAATTTTTTGTTTGCTCTTGTATTGCTGACAGCCTTGCATTTCCATGTAGGAAATGTGGAGTATACAGAAGAAGCCATTGTGGGAGCTGTCATAGCCGAAAGTCCGGCTGCTCAGTATTTAAAAGAGGAAGATCGAATTTTGAAAATAGAAGGAAAGGTAATTTCTAAATGGACAGATATAGGAAAGTCAATTCAAAATAAGGATAAAGTTGAAATTTTAATAGAGAGAGATGACGAAGAAAAAAGTTTTCAAATTCCTCTGATGCAAAAAGAGAATCGAAGTTTTTTAGGGGTTTCTCCGAAAGTGACACATACACCTTATAGTTTAGTACAGAGTTTTTGGAAAGCAAATAGCAGTTTTGTCGCAATTATTACTGATATGGGACAGGGACTTTGGAAGATGGTACGAGGAGAAATGAGTGTAAAAGAAATTTCAGGACCGATCGGAATCTTACAGGTCGTGGGGGAAGCTTCAAAACAAGGACTCCTTTCTATCTTATGGCTTAGTGTCTTTTTATCTATCAATGTGGGTTTGTTAAATCTTCTTCCTTTCCCGGCTTTGGACGGAGGGAGAATTTTATTTGTTTTTTTAGAAATGTTACATATTCCTTTTCGTAAAAAATGGGAAGAGAAAATTCATAAAGTGGGCTTGTTCTTATTCTTAGCATTGATATTTTTTATTAGCATCCAAGATATTTTACATTTATTTTGA
- a CDS encoding deoxynucleoside kinase, whose product MGKIIVIEGTDSSGKETQSKLLLEQFLSQGRKARKLSFPNYSSPACEPVKMYLAGEFGLDAEKVNPYPVSAMYAIDRYASYQKDWGYDYQQEDILFIADRYVPSNMIHQASKLQGEEKEHYLSWLETLEYEQFQIPRPDFVIFLDMPTKQAQELMRERKNKMTGESVKDIHENNQEYLEKSYQNACDMAARYHWIRISCVDGERIKSMEEIQKEIWEKVREV is encoded by the coding sequence ATGGGGAAAATCATCGTAATTGAGGGAACGGATTCCAGCGGAAAAGAAACGCAAAGTAAATTGCTATTGGAACAGTTTTTATCACAGGGAAGAAAAGCAAGAAAATTATCTTTTCCAAATTATAGCAGTCCGGCTTGTGAACCGGTGAAAATGTACTTGGCAGGAGAATTTGGTTTGGACGCAGAAAAAGTGAATCCTTATCCGGTTTCTGCCATGTATGCGATTGACCGTTATGCTTCTTATCAGAAAGATTGGGGATATGACTACCAACAGGAAGATATATTGTTCATTGCGGATCGTTATGTTCCTTCCAATATGATTCATCAGGCTTCCAAGTTACAGGGAGAAGAAAAAGAACACTATCTATCTTGGTTGGAAACCTTGGAGTATGAACAATTTCAAATTCCAAGGCCGGATTTCGTTATTTTTTTAGATATGCCGACCAAACAGGCACAAGAACTGATGAGAGAGAGAAAGAATAAGATGACAGGAGAGAGTGTAAAAGATATTCATGAGAATAATCAGGAGTATTTGGAAAAATCCTATCAAAATGCCTGTGATATGGCAGCGAGGTATCATTGGATAAGAATTTCCTGTGTTGATGGAGAGAGAATTAAAAGTATGGAAGAGATTCAAAAAGAAATTTGGGAGAAAGTGAGGGAAGTATGA
- the dxr gene encoding 1-deoxy-D-xylulose-5-phosphate reductoisomerase has protein sequence MKRIIVLGSTGSIGRSSLEVVRGNPHCFQIVGLSGNRNIDLLKQQIQEFHPKYVTVGYWEAYQELKTIFPKIQFFCGEEGLEELASVEEYDILLTAVSGAVGIRATIKGIEKEKRIALANKETMVSAGSYINRLLQQYSKAEIIPVDSEHSAIFQALQGNEKKEVKRLIITASGGAFRGRTKAELEHVRVEDALKHPNWSMGKKITVDSATLVNKGLEIIEAHELFGFHYDSIDTILHPQSIVHSMVEYQDHSIMAQMGVTDMKLPIQYAFSYPKRLENPVLEALDFTKYLEMTFEPINTEVFQGIALARKAGSFGGSMPIVFNAANEIAVDYFLKEKIRFLEIYEMIQAAMEKFPKEDIQSLEQILEKDHEVREWGKTWGKSS, from the coding sequence ATGAAGCGGATTATTGTATTAGGTTCTACAGGAAGTATTGGAAGAAGTAGTTTGGAAGTCGTTCGTGGAAATCCCCATTGCTTTCAAATTGTGGGATTATCCGGAAATCGAAATATCGACTTATTGAAGCAGCAAATACAGGAATTTCATCCGAAATATGTGACGGTAGGATATTGGGAAGCGTATCAAGAATTGAAAACCATATTTCCAAAGATTCAATTTTTTTGTGGAGAAGAGGGATTGGAAGAACTGGCTTCCGTGGAGGAGTATGATATTTTATTGACGGCAGTTAGCGGGGCTGTAGGAATTCGAGCTACTATAAAAGGAATTGAAAAAGAAAAAAGAATTGCTCTAGCCAATAAAGAGACTATGGTATCCGCAGGTTCCTACATTAACCGTTTGTTGCAACAATATTCGAAGGCAGAAATTATTCCGGTGGATAGTGAACATTCTGCTATTTTTCAAGCCTTACAGGGAAATGAAAAAAAAGAAGTGAAACGTTTGATCATTACTGCCAGTGGAGGAGCTTTTCGGGGAAGAACCAAAGCGGAGTTGGAACATGTTAGAGTAGAAGATGCCTTGAAACATCCAAATTGGTCTATGGGAAAAAAGATTACTGTAGATTCTGCCACTTTAGTAAACAAAGGCTTGGAAATTATTGAGGCTCATGAGTTATTTGGATTCCATTATGATAGCATTGACACCATTTTGCATCCTCAGAGTATTGTACACTCTATGGTAGAATATCAAGATCATTCTATCATGGCACAGATGGGAGTTACCGATATGAAGTTGCCCATTCAATATGCTTTCAGCTATCCGAAGCGTTTGGAAAATCCTGTATTGGAAGCTTTAGATTTTACAAAATATCTGGAAATGACCTTTGAGCCGATTAATACAGAAGTATTTCAAGGGATTGCTTTGGCGAGAAAGGCGGGAAGCTTTGGAGGAAGTATGCCGATTGTTTTTAATGCGGCAAATGAAATTGCGGTGGATTATTTTTTAAAAGAAAAAATACGATTTTTAGAGATTTATGAAATGATACAAGCGGCGATGGAAAAATTTCCAAAGGAAGATATACAATCCTTGGAACAGATTTTAGAAAAAGACCATGAGGTGAGGGAGTGGGGAAAAACATGGGGAAAATCATCGTAA
- a CDS encoding phosphatidate cytidylyltransferase, with product MKSRIIVALIGIPILIFVILFGGLPLLIFTNFVVGIGTWEFYRMIEYSGRRVHKYIGMLGSLALPNYIFWTQGQRVEGEIAILVFALVLMFVERVFTNRIEHASTEIGNTVLGMVYVSYFFSHILKWSFWENGGQLILLLQIMVWSCDSFAYFIGISIGRKIFKRGFTEISPKKSVEGSLGGILCTVIAAYLLLKYFSLFLAQTEEELLIFSLILGMGVSLAAQIGDLVESLFKRECGIKDSGKILAGHGGILDRFDSMIFVLPIMYYVMGAVL from the coding sequence ATGAAAAGTAGAATTATCGTTGCACTCATAGGAATTCCTATTCTAATTTTTGTGATTTTATTTGGGGGACTTCCTCTATTGATTTTTACTAATTTTGTTGTGGGAATAGGAACTTGGGAATTTTATCGAATGATAGAATACAGTGGAAGACGAGTCCATAAATATATTGGAATGCTAGGAAGTCTTGCCCTACCGAACTATATTTTTTGGACACAAGGGCAAAGAGTAGAAGGAGAAATTGCTATTTTAGTCTTTGCTTTGGTACTTATGTTTGTCGAGAGGGTTTTTACCAACCGGATTGAACATGCTTCGACAGAAATTGGGAATACTGTATTGGGAATGGTCTATGTTTCCTATTTCTTTTCCCATATTTTGAAATGGAGTTTTTGGGAAAATGGAGGGCAACTGATATTGTTGTTACAAATTATGGTATGGAGTTGTGACAGCTTTGCTTATTTTATTGGAATTTCGATTGGGAGGAAAATTTTCAAACGAGGTTTTACGGAAATCAGTCCCAAAAAATCCGTGGAAGGTTCGTTGGGAGGAATTCTTTGTACCGTGATTGCAGCCTACTTATTGTTGAAATATTTTTCCTTGTTTCTTGCCCAAACGGAAGAAGAATTGTTGATTTTTTCTTTGATTTTAGGAATGGGAGTGAGTTTGGCAGCTCAAATAGGAGATTTAGTAGAATCTCTGTTCAAAAGAGAATGTGGAATCAAAGATTCCGGGAAAATTTTGGCAGGACATGGAGGGATTCTAGACCGATTTGACAGTATGATTTTTGTGTTACCAATTATGTATTATGTTATGGGAGCAGTATTATGA